From one Melioribacteraceae bacterium genomic stretch:
- a CDS encoding SDR family oxidoreductase produces the protein MQKKWALILGASSGFGGATAVALAKEGYNILGIHLDRQITMPNVNSIIKKIEKTGQTAVFFNMNAADQLRRNDILDEIKERFATKEHPHVHVLVHSLAFGTLKPYIGKTQNDVIAPAQMSMTLDVMAHTLVYWTQGLIFRDLFAKGGRIFALTSAGSQTVIPNYGAVSAAKAALEAHIRQLSVELGPMKITANAIMAGVTDTPALSKIPGSDLMLKSAKAKNPQKRLTTPEDVASAILLLCRPEADWISGNVIGVDGAEYIVNYLGEK, from the coding sequence ATGCAAAAGAAATGGGCATTAATACTTGGTGCATCAAGCGGATTTGGTGGCGCGACTGCTGTTGCATTAGCTAAAGAGGGTTATAACATTTTGGGAATTCATTTAGACAGACAAATTACGATGCCTAACGTGAATTCAATTATAAAGAAGATTGAAAAAACCGGACAGACAGCTGTATTCTTTAATATGAATGCTGCCGATCAATTAAGAAGAAATGATATTCTAGATGAAATAAAAGAAAGATTTGCAACTAAAGAACATCCTCATGTTCATGTGTTAGTTCACTCATTAGCATTCGGTACATTAAAACCATATATAGGCAAAACACAAAATGATGTAATTGCTCCCGCTCAAATGTCGATGACATTGGATGTAATGGCTCATACTTTGGTTTATTGGACTCAAGGTTTAATATTCCGCGATTTATTTGCTAAAGGTGGAAGAATATTTGCATTAACAAGTGCAGGATCACAAACAGTTATTCCAAATTACGGAGCCGTTTCCGCAGCTAAAGCTGCTCTTGAAGCACATATTAGACAACTTTCGGTTGAACTTGGTCCGATGAAAATAACCGCTAACGCTATCATGGCAGGAGTAACAGATACTCCGGCTTTATCAAAAATTCCCGGCTCTGATTTAATGTTGAAATCAGCCAAAGCAAAAAATCCACAAAAAAGACTCACCACACCCGAAGATGTTGCAAGTGCAATTTTACTTCTCTGCCGCCCGGAAGCCGATTGGATTTCCGGAAATGTTATTGGTGTTGACGGTGCAGAGTATATTGTGAACTACTTGGGCGAGAAGTAA
- a CDS encoding acyl-CoA dehydrogenase family protein: protein MNEFKFTEEQLMLRDMVRDFTKNEIKPRAAAIDVNEKIPEELISQLGELGLLGISFPEEYGGAGMGEVGYCIMQEEIARGCMSTATFIGAHQSIGSNAIYLGGSEEIKQKYLVPLAKGEKIGAFCLTEAQAGSDSFNVKTRAELDGDNWVINGEKLWITNGGIADVVSVFARTPKGLSAFVVETSDPGFQAGPPEKKMGIKGSTTNQITFDNVKVPKENLLGSDGRGFILAMKTLDAGRLGLGAACTGAAKELLEMSAAYSKERKQFDQSIANFQAIQFYLAEMATIIFTMESIVYRTAVDYDLGKNISKQSAMVKLYCSEGLDKIADYAVQIHGGMGYSRELPVERYYRDSRINRIFEGTNEIQKGIIARDVLKKNGVM from the coding sequence ATGAATGAATTCAAATTTACAGAAGAACAATTAATGCTGCGTGACATGGTTCGTGATTTCACTAAAAATGAAATCAAACCGCGAGCTGCCGCAATTGATGTGAACGAAAAAATACCCGAAGAATTAATAAGCCAATTAGGAGAACTTGGATTATTAGGAATTTCTTTTCCTGAAGAATATGGTGGTGCAGGAATGGGTGAAGTTGGTTATTGTATAATGCAGGAAGAAATTGCTCGTGGTTGTATGTCAACCGCTACATTTATTGGCGCACATCAGTCAATTGGTTCTAACGCAATTTATCTTGGCGGCTCGGAAGAAATTAAGCAGAAGTATTTAGTCCCGTTAGCTAAAGGAGAAAAAATAGGTGCTTTCTGTTTAACCGAAGCTCAAGCCGGTTCGGACTCGTTTAACGTAAAAACACGTGCTGAACTTGACGGCGATAATTGGGTTATTAACGGTGAAAAATTATGGATTACCAATGGCGGAATTGCCGATGTTGTTTCGGTTTTTGCAAGAACTCCAAAAGGTTTAAGTGCGTTTGTTGTTGAAACATCCGATCCGGGATTTCAAGCCGGCCCTCCAGAAAAGAAAATGGGAATTAAAGGAAGCACTACAAACCAAATTACTTTTGATAATGTTAAAGTTCCGAAGGAAAACTTGTTGGGTTCGGATGGTCGTGGTTTTATCCTCGCTATGAAAACACTGGATGCCGGAAGACTTGGACTTGGTGCAGCTTGTACCGGTGCTGCAAAAGAATTACTCGAAATGTCGGCAGCCTATTCTAAGGAAAGAAAGCAGTTCGATCAAAGTATTGCAAACTTTCAAGCTATACAATTCTATCTCGCCGAAATGGCTACAATAATTTTCACGATGGAATCTATTGTTTACAGAACCGCGGTCGATTATGATTTAGGGAAAAATATTTCTAAACAATCTGCTATGGTAAAATTATATTGTTCCGAAGGACTTGATAAAATTGCTGATTATGCAGTTCAGATTCATGGCGGTATGGGTTATTCTCGTGAATTACCGGTTGAAAGATATTATAGAGATTCCCGCATTAATAGAATTTTTGAAGGAACAAATGAAATTCAAAAAGGTATTATTGCGAGAGACGTTTTGAAAAAGAACGGTGTTATGTAA
- the trxA gene encoding thioredoxin: MKPVIITDDNFQEEVLNSDIPVIVDFWAAWCGPCRMIAPIMEELAQEYDGKVKIGKLDVDDNQQTAVKYGVRSIPTVLYFKGGQVAETVIGAVPKQMFVEKIKSVV; the protein is encoded by the coding sequence ATGAAACCAGTTATTATTACTGATGATAATTTCCAAGAAGAAGTATTGAATTCCGATATTCCGGTCATAGTTGACTTTTGGGCGGCTTGGTGTGGTCCTTGCAGAATGATTGCGCCTATTATGGAAGAATTAGCTCAAGAATATGACGGTAAAGTTAAAATTGGAAAATTAGACGTAGATGATAACCAACAAACAGCTGTTAAGTACGGAGTCAGAAGTATTCCAACCGTACTTTACTTTAAAGGTGGTCAAGTTGCTGAAACTGTTATTGGCGCTGTACCAAAACAAATGTTCGTAGAAAAAATCAAATCTGTTGTTTAA
- the serA gene encoding phosphoglycerate dehydrogenase, whose product MKKILISDKLHTKSIEILKQHSFDVDYCTDLTPGELNEIINNFDILLVRSATKVNSELISRASNLELIGRAGAGVDNIDIEAASLKGILVMNTPGGNTISAAEHTFSMMMSLCRNIPQANQSMKEGKWEKKKFSGTELSSKILGVAGLGKIGKEVAIRAQAFEMKVIAYDPLVSQDTASKLGIKLVNLDELFSQSDIITFHVPLSPETTDLINMDNLHRLKKGIKIINCARGGVINEEAVLKGINEGIISGAAFDVFAEEPTSNFSLINNEKVICTPHLAASTEEAQEKVAIQLAEQIVEFYKGGSPAGFVNGIAIKYSTNEKLKPFIELARKLGSLHGQTLDKKCDNVEIEYYGDYLTEYSEVLGTSFLQGLLSSFSDVSVNLINAKHLANERGIRIREIKNSNHQSYINLIKVVISEKEYLHSFEGIVSGNNIRIIKVDDYKIEFEPVGNVIIYNNVDRPGVLARAGNLLAENEINIAGVSLSRIDKGSAALTIMNVDEDISNDVIQKLKSISGIEKINFVKFR is encoded by the coding sequence ATGAAGAAAATACTAATTTCAGATAAGCTTCATACAAAATCCATCGAAATACTTAAACAACATTCGTTTGATGTTGATTACTGCACTGACTTAACCCCCGGCGAACTAAATGAAATTATAAACAATTTTGATATTCTACTTGTACGAAGTGCTACAAAAGTTAATAGTGAGTTAATAAGTAGAGCTTCCAATTTAGAATTAATAGGCAGAGCCGGAGCCGGTGTTGATAATATAGATATAGAAGCTGCTTCCCTTAAAGGCATTCTAGTAATGAATACTCCCGGCGGAAATACAATCTCTGCCGCCGAACATACCTTCTCAATGATGATGTCTTTATGCAGAAATATTCCTCAAGCTAACCAAAGTATGAAGGAAGGCAAATGGGAAAAGAAAAAATTTTCCGGTACGGAATTGTCTTCTAAGATTTTGGGTGTTGCAGGTCTTGGTAAAATTGGTAAAGAAGTCGCAATTCGCGCTCAAGCTTTTGAAATGAAAGTAATAGCTTATGATCCGTTGGTTTCCCAGGATACCGCTTCTAAACTCGGAATCAAGTTAGTAAATCTGGATGAACTTTTTTCACAATCGGATATAATAACATTTCACGTTCCGTTGAGTCCCGAGACAACCGACTTAATAAATATGGATAATCTTCATAGACTTAAAAAAGGTATTAAAATTATTAATTGTGCTCGCGGCGGAGTAATAAATGAAGAAGCAGTACTAAAAGGAATTAATGAAGGTATAATTTCCGGTGCTGCATTTGATGTTTTTGCCGAAGAACCTACGAGTAATTTTTCACTTATCAATAATGAAAAAGTTATTTGTACACCACATCTTGCTGCATCAACGGAAGAAGCGCAAGAAAAAGTTGCTATTCAACTTGCAGAACAGATTGTTGAATTTTATAAAGGCGGTTCACCCGCCGGATTTGTCAATGGTATCGCAATTAAATACAGCACTAATGAAAAGTTAAAACCGTTTATTGAACTTGCTAGAAAACTTGGTTCGCTGCACGGACAAACACTCGATAAAAAATGTGATAACGTTGAAATAGAATATTACGGTGATTACTTAACAGAATACTCTGAAGTGTTAGGGACATCATTTTTACAAGGGTTACTTTCTTCGTTTTCTGATGTCAGTGTAAATCTCATTAACGCAAAACATCTTGCAAATGAGCGCGGTATTAGAATTCGTGAGATTAAAAATAGTAATCATCAGAGTTATATAAATCTTATTAAAGTTGTAATCAGTGAAAAAGAATATCTTCACTCGTTTGAAGGAATAGTAAGTGGAAATAATATCCGAATAATAAAAGTAGATGATTATAAAATAGAATTTGAACCTGTGGGTAATGTAATAATTTATAATAATGTTGATAGACCGGGAGTATTAGCAAGAGCAGGTAACTTGTTAGCGGAAAATGAAATTAATATTGCCGGTGTTTCATTAAGCAGAATTGATAAAGGCTCGGCTGCATTGACTATAATGAATGTCGATGAAGATATATCAAACGATGTGATACAAAAATTAAAATCAATTAGCGGAATTGAGAAGATTAATTTTGTTAAATTCCGGTAG
- a CDS encoding T9SS type A sorting domain-containing protein, with product MLKRITFSFIAVLLVVSLSFAGKVEQHKAQKVGADQVATNVMPAKNMTKVSANVLGFTEYDYAGNGTVNEQVWPYDIDGDGVLDPVGTYMERFIDNQTRAQVMFLGLEGEFTNLPASDPALTTGWGTIQSIDEGPWAGHAAIAMHQGGAGVWTVYNLADFSTVYFHGVSNVAQNFPTFAYLADGTIPMQFTDGNFYTTTAADPLTITAQGQAVDPAASENPVRRSPNGEYLAVVADDGAEFVYLYTSNDAGATWVQELIGEQEVSPIVNRPGYLPLFVNFGQRNYAIDNNGVAHVGMNGYSIRIDGADTTFAFPALYWNSRDKDWIAVSDEAEETDQDLAPLRQGNGIGNSYPSPTISPDGMVVSVLYQAPEYDGGTLQIYPGDGGASTFECFQTDIKHTYSADGGKTFTTPEKVDSELGRSEKFPSAYDYLTNNGIEYTVRYAFFVDDVPGVSLFGYNSASDGGYWNYSEITFTAETSVADDDVLVNTFSLQQNYPNPFNPSTTIKYSVPQLSDVSVKVYDVLGKEVATLVDAQQAQGVYEVNFNAANLASGMYIYTIQAGSFTSSKKMLLMK from the coding sequence ATGTTGAAAAGAATTACCTTTTCATTCATCGCAGTTCTTTTAGTTGTTAGTTTGTCTTTCGCTGGAAAAGTTGAACAACACAAAGCACAAAAAGTAGGTGCTGATCAAGTTGCAACCAACGTAATGCCAGCAAAGAACATGACTAAAGTTTCGGCAAACGTACTTGGTTTCACCGAGTATGACTATGCTGGTAACGGAACAGTAAACGAACAAGTTTGGCCATATGATATCGATGGTGACGGAGTTTTAGATCCAGTCGGTACATATATGGAAAGATTTATTGATAATCAAACAAGAGCTCAAGTAATGTTCTTGGGTCTCGAAGGTGAATTCACAAACCTACCTGCTTCCGATCCTGCATTAACAACCGGTTGGGGAACAATCCAATCAATTGATGAAGGTCCATGGGCAGGTCATGCTGCAATCGCTATGCACCAAGGCGGCGCCGGTGTTTGGACAGTTTATAATTTAGCTGATTTCTCTACAGTATATTTCCATGGTGTAAGTAATGTTGCTCAAAACTTCCCAACATTTGCTTATTTAGCAGATGGTACTATCCCAATGCAATTTACAGATGGTAATTTCTATACAACAACAGCTGCTGATCCTTTAACTATTACAGCTCAAGGTCAAGCTGTTGATCCTGCTGCTTCAGAAAACCCTGTAAGAAGATCACCAAACGGTGAATATCTTGCAGTTGTTGCTGATGACGGTGCTGAATTTGTTTATTTATATACCTCAAATGATGCTGGTGCAACTTGGGTTCAAGAATTAATCGGTGAACAAGAAGTATCTCCGATTGTTAACAGACCAGGTTACTTGCCATTATTTGTAAACTTCGGACAAAGAAACTATGCAATTGATAACAATGGTGTTGCTCACGTTGGTATGAATGGTTACTCAATCAGAATCGACGGTGCGGACACTACATTTGCATTCCCGGCTCTTTATTGGAATAGCAGAGATAAAGATTGGATCGCAGTCTCTGATGAAGCTGAAGAAACAGATCAAGATTTAGCTCCATTGAGACAAGGTAACGGCATTGGTAACTCATATCCAAGTCCAACAATCAGCCCAGACGGTATGGTAGTATCGGTTCTTTATCAAGCACCTGAATATGATGGTGGAACACTACAAATATATCCTGGTGATGGTGGAGCTTCAACTTTCGAATGTTTCCAAACTGATATTAAACACACTTATTCGGCAGATGGTGGAAAGACTTTCACTACTCCTGAAAAAGTTGACAGTGAACTCGGCAGATCAGAAAAATTCCCATCAGCTTATGACTATTTAACAAATAATGGTATTGAATACACAGTAAGATATGCATTCTTTGTTGATGACGTACCTGGTGTTTCTTTATTCGGTTACAACAGTGCTTCGGATGGTGGTTACTGGAATTATTCAGAAATTACATTTACAGCAGAAACAAGTGTTGCTGATGATGACGTTTTGGTAAACACATTCTCATTGCAACAAAACTATCCTAACCCATTCAACCCAAGTACAACTATTAAATATAGTGTACCTCAATTGTCAGATGTATCAGTTAAGGTTTATGACGTACTTGGAAAAGAAGTTGCAACTTTAGTAGATGCTCAGCAAGCACAAGGCGTTTATGAAGTTAACTTTAATGCTGCTAACTTAGCTTCAGGTATGTATATCTATACAATCCAAGCAGGCAGCTTTACAAGCTCAAAGAAAATGTTATTAATGAAGTAA
- a CDS encoding TonB-dependent receptor, which produces MEGVFTKFKIFVFVLLFGVTSIFAQSGSGKLAGQITDAATGEPLIGANIIIENTNLGAATDIDGNYFILNITPGTYTVKISYVGYSSKTIQEVRVVAGITYELNETLTSGLNLDEIVVTDKKFFEEKSTNTVKVVDSDQIAKLPVRGVSNIASLQSGVVIQEGSGGVEGNATINVRGGRGSEVLYIVDGVPQNNLITGTTVGSVSNNAIEQLSFQVGGYEAKYGQAQSGIINVTTKGGDPAYKIFMEGITSSFFDDYGYNLYSASISGPIIPGLRDHTIFASIERGWFADADPRAKGWDFASIGETYETTPNNDKGLWRFSARTTHLMGDWKVNLGVVGNMDTDRLVTTAYVKNSSQFFDKTYTDNISFSGRISQTVSSNTFWNLNFGYRMYDFKRVNPFFEDDLLAYGDSTRWANELGVTLLADGQRTPATDEIGIFAPRGRAQGLFQRREQDAITADFDFTSQIDNHLLEFGGGISMNTVRGYGAFAYLAAGQTGTFEEKMAALEPYVFGYDVTGLNHVDDDFAVERQRPRNPFLAYAYVQDRFELEDLVLNLGLRMDYFDVKSYVLVDPTKPYAGGTDPLGFDDGDFKIRDADLEFSPRIGIGFPVTETTVFHAQYGRFIQLPRLLDLYAGPYDYNNYIVMEPQGSFNADLKPEETVQYEIGFRQLLGDNAALNITAFYKNIKGLVNVQNLQFQRSDGGELLNAIVPQNADFGTTKGFAFSFDITRLSYFSVSAQYTFSIAEGTGSSTASSQTAVFRNTDRQAPIVIAPLDFDQRHTGIVNIDFFVPKGELGFFELFNANFLLSFNSGRPYTPLDFFDILSGNNGGPSTTGYVNSRFGPSQFRVDMRLEKAFEFAGIRLSPYLWVQNLFDVDNVTNVWRSTGDPLTTGFLNTETGRAVAQQRGQGYVDDYKALERTPFNFGIPRLIRLGLKINFDTAGL; this is translated from the coding sequence ATGGAAGGGGTTTTTACAAAATTTAAAATATTTGTTTTCGTCTTGCTTTTTGGCGTGACAAGTATTTTTGCCCAATCTGGTTCCGGTAAACTTGCCGGACAAATCACCGATGCGGCAACCGGTGAACCTTTGATTGGTGCAAACATTATTATTGAAAACACAAACTTGGGTGCCGCAACCGATATCGACGGTAATTATTTTATCCTCAATATCACACCGGGTACTTATACGGTAAAAATTAGTTACGTAGGTTACAGCTCTAAAACAATACAAGAAGTTCGTGTTGTTGCCGGTATTACTTATGAACTTAATGAAACTTTAACAAGCGGTCTTAACTTAGACGAAATAGTTGTAACCGATAAAAAATTCTTTGAGGAAAAATCGACTAACACTGTTAAAGTTGTTGACTCCGATCAAATTGCGAAATTACCTGTACGTGGTGTTTCCAACATTGCTTCCTTGCAATCAGGTGTTGTAATTCAAGAAGGTAGCGGCGGTGTTGAAGGAAACGCTACTATCAACGTACGCGGTGGTCGTGGATCCGAAGTACTTTATATTGTTGACGGTGTTCCTCAAAACAACTTGATCACCGGAACAACAGTTGGTTCGGTTTCTAATAACGCGATCGAACAGTTATCTTTCCAAGTTGGTGGTTACGAAGCTAAATACGGTCAAGCTCAATCAGGTATTATAAATGTAACAACAAAGGGCGGTGATCCGGCTTATAAAATTTTCATGGAAGGTATTACATCTTCATTCTTTGATGATTACGGATACAATCTGTATTCTGCTAGTATTAGCGGTCCGATTATTCCCGGACTTAGAGATCATACAATTTTTGCTTCTATTGAACGCGGTTGGTTCGCTGATGCTGACCCTCGCGCTAAAGGATGGGATTTTGCATCTATTGGTGAAACATATGAAACGACTCCAAATAACGATAAAGGATTGTGGAGATTCTCCGCAAGAACTACTCACTTAATGGGTGACTGGAAAGTTAACTTAGGTGTTGTCGGAAATATGGATACCGATAGATTAGTTACTACTGCTTATGTAAAAAATAGTTCTCAGTTCTTCGATAAAACTTATACAGATAACATTTCTTTTAGCGGTCGTATTTCTCAAACCGTCAGTTCAAATACTTTCTGGAATTTGAACTTCGGTTATAGAATGTATGACTTTAAGAGAGTCAATCCATTCTTCGAAGATGATTTATTAGCTTATGGAGACAGCACACGTTGGGCGAATGAACTCGGCGTAACTCTATTAGCTGATGGTCAAAGAACACCAGCCACAGACGAAATTGGTATTTTTGCACCACGAGGTAGAGCTCAAGGTTTATTCCAAAGAAGAGAACAAGATGCTATTACAGCCGATTTTGATTTTACATCACAGATCGATAACCACTTATTAGAATTTGGTGGTGGTATTTCGATGAACACGGTTAGAGGTTACGGAGCTTTTGCTTACCTTGCTGCCGGTCAAACCGGAACTTTTGAAGAAAAAATGGCTGCTCTTGAACCATATGTATTCGGTTATGATGTTACCGGTCTAAATCATGTTGATGATGATTTTGCAGTTGAAAGACAAAGACCAAGAAATCCGTTCTTAGCTTATGCTTATGTACAAGATAGATTTGAGTTGGAAGATTTAGTTCTTAATCTTGGTTTAAGAATGGACTATTTTGATGTAAAATCTTATGTTCTTGTTGACCCGACAAAACCATATGCCGGTGGAACCGATCCACTCGGATTTGATGATGGTGACTTTAAGATAAGAGATGCTGATCTTGAATTTTCACCTCGTATTGGTATTGGTTTCCCTGTAACAGAAACTACAGTTTTTCACGCTCAGTATGGTCGCTTTATCCAGTTACCAAGACTATTAGATCTTTATGCTGGTCCTTATGACTATAACAATTACATTGTTATGGAACCACAAGGCAGCTTTAATGCCGATCTTAAACCTGAAGAAACTGTTCAATATGAAATTGGTTTCAGACAATTATTAGGTGACAACGCTGCGTTAAATATCACAGCATTCTATAAAAATATTAAAGGATTGGTAAACGTTCAAAACCTACAATTTCAGCGTTCAGACGGTGGCGAATTATTGAATGCAATAGTTCCTCAAAATGCTGACTTTGGTACAACAAAAGGATTCGCGTTTTCATTTGATATAACAAGATTGAGTTACTTCAGTGTTTCGGCTCAATATACTTTCTCAATTGCTGAAGGAACCGGTTCTTCAACCGCATCTAGCCAAACAGCAGTATTTAGAAATACTGACAGACAAGCTCCTATAGTAATTGCTCCTCTTGATTTTGATCAAAGACACACAGGTATTGTAAATATCGATTTCTTTGTTCCAAAAGGTGAGCTTGGTTTCTTTGAATTATTTAATGCTAACTTCTTATTATCATTCAATAGCGGAAGACCTTATACTCCACTCGATTTCTTTGATATTTTATCAGGAAATAACGGTGGTCCTTCTACAACAGGTTATGTAAATTCAAGATTCGGTCCATCTCAATTTAGAGTTGACATGAGATTGGAAAAAGCGTTTGAATTTGCAGGTATAAGATTATCTCCTTACTTGTGGGTGCAAAACTTGTTTGATGTTGATAACGTTACAAACGTATGGCGATCAACAGGTGATCCATTGACAACCGGCTTTTTGAATACCGAAACCGGTAGAGCAGTTGCACAACAAAGAGGTCAAGGTTACGTAGATGATTATAAAGCGTTGGAAAGAACCCCCTTTAATTTTGGTATTCCAAGATTAATCAGATTGGGTCTCAAAATTAATTTTGATACTGCAGGTTTATAA
- a CDS encoding PorV/PorQ family protein, producing the protein MKRLLIIFTVLIFSFSLYAGDAARKGTTGAEQLLVPVGARGIATGGSMLATLTGLESIYYNPAGLARHDGAEAMFSYMSYLADINVSYFAASANLGDFGSMALSFKTFDFGDIPVTTVNLPDGTGETYSPTFLTVGLTYSKIVTDRISVGANFKLITEEIVNTTASGFAVDFGVQYRFSESLFLGASVKNIGSNMTYSGSDLQQSTEIPGTSPGSKTGLLEVVAEEFQIPSYFELSLAYKYDFNEQNRLIVASTFTNNNSFEDNLSLGLEYGFMNTFFLRGGYSFLTENSDESVFGFTAGAGVNYDFAGELGIAVDYAFRDVKEFPEPNHIFTVKLGF; encoded by the coding sequence ATGAAAAGATTATTAATAATATTTACTGTACTAATCTTTAGCTTTTCGCTCTATGCAGGCGATGCAGCTAGAAAGGGTACAACAGGCGCTGAGCAATTGCTTGTTCCGGTTGGTGCTAGGGGAATTGCAACTGGCGGCTCCATGCTTGCTACTCTTACTGGATTAGAGTCAATTTACTATAACCCGGCAGGGTTAGCTCGGCATGATGGTGCTGAAGCTATGTTTAGCTACATGTCTTATCTCGCGGATATAAATGTATCATATTTTGCCGCATCCGCTAATTTAGGTGATTTCGGTTCAATGGCTCTTAGCTTCAAAACATTCGATTTTGGAGATATTCCTGTTACAACCGTTAACTTACCTGATGGAACCGGTGAGACTTATTCACCTACATTCTTAACAGTAGGTTTAACTTATTCTAAAATAGTTACCGATCGTATTTCTGTTGGTGCCAATTTCAAATTAATCACTGAAGAAATTGTGAACACTACTGCTTCAGGTTTTGCAGTAGACTTTGGTGTTCAATATAGATTTAGTGAATCATTGTTCTTAGGCGCTTCAGTTAAAAACATTGGTTCTAACATGACCTACTCCGGTTCTGACTTACAACAGTCGACTGAAATTCCTGGTACATCGCCGGGAAGTAAAACCGGTTTGTTGGAAGTTGTAGCGGAAGAATTTCAAATTCCATCATATTTTGAGTTAAGTTTAGCTTATAAATATGACTTCAACGAACAAAATAGATTGATTGTTGCTTCAACATTTACTAATAATAATTCGTTTGAAGATAATCTGAGCTTAGGCTTAGAATATGGATTCATGAATACTTTCTTCTTACGTGGCGGATATAGCTTCTTAACAGAAAATAGTGATGAATCTGTTTTTGGATTCACAGCCGGTGCCGGTGTTAACTATGATTTCGCTGGCGAATTAGGCATTGCTGTTGATTACGCTTTCCGCGATGTTAAAGAATTTCCAGAACCTAATCACATATTTACAGTTAAATTAGGCTTCTAA